The Alosa sapidissima isolate fAloSap1 chromosome 5, fAloSap1.pri, whole genome shotgun sequence genome has a window encoding:
- the LOC121709785 gene encoding uncharacterized protein LOC121709785, translating into MVSVSMDGPNVNWRFFELLQQEHAERFGGAQLIVVGSCGLHTLHNAVKCGFNAWHMEKVLRALHTIFLNVPARREDFSNLTQSNTFALPFCGHRWVENLPVVERALLIWPNILKYVDAVTTKKLPNPGTSSYDTIETAAKDPLIVAKLHFFMAVSRSVSPFLTKYQTNEPVLPFIGDDLAELLKSLLRRFIKLELLHNATPLDLVRIDVTEKPS; encoded by the exons ATGGTGTCTGTGTCCATGGATGGTCCCAATGTTAATTGGCGTTtttttgagttgctgcagcagGAACATGCAGAGCGTTTTGGTGGAGCACAGCTGATAGTAGTTGGGAGTTGCGGCCTCCATACTCTACACAATGCTGTTAAATGTGGTTTCAATGCCTGGCATATGGAGAAAGTTCTAAGAGCCCTACATACAATATTCCTGAATGTGCCTGCAAGGAGAGAAGATTTCTCTAATCTCACCCAGTCAAACACCTTTGCCTTACCTTTTTGTGGTCATCGCTGGGTGGAAAACCTTCCTGTGGTGGAAAGAGCACTTCTCATCTGGCCTAACATTCTGAAGTATGTTGACGCTGTTACAACTAAAAAACTCCCCAATCCTGGGACCTCGTCGTACGACACAATTGAGACGGCAGCCAAAGACCCTTTAATCGTGGCGAAGCTGCATTTTTTTATGGCAGTGTCACGGAGTGTTTCGCCTTTCCTCACTAAGTATCAGACAAATGAGCCTGTGCTGCCTTTTATTGGAGATGACCTGGCTGAGCTGCTTAAg AGTCTGCTAAGGCGATTTATCAAATTGGAACTTCTCCATAATGCCACCCCTCTGGATTTGGTCCGCATTGATGTTACTGAGAAGCCATCCTGA
- the LOC121709532 gene encoding trace amine-associated receptor 13c-like, protein MEDPWRADRCYPALNSSCTKFVRPQALYIIMYIFLSSISVSTVFLNLLVIISIFHFKQLHTPTNLLILSLAVADLFIGLTVMPVEGSQLIETCWYFGDMLCNIFPFIYGVAFSGSLCSLVLISIDRFIAVSDPLRYSLKVTHNKVVIIVVLGWCICLLYTFFLLYDHRTEMEPHRTCHGECLLTLGFSRIVGDVFVSFIVPCSTVIILNMKIFCTAKYHTKVINSVTERERAGNKDTMRSKKSSCKATKTIGVLVTVYLLCYMPYNLISLAYGTDSLSYLFKCLVWIMYLNSCMNPIIYALFYPWFKVSTKQIITLAILHPGSSYLNVNSDVK, encoded by the coding sequence ATGGAAGACCCCTGGAGAGCTGATCGCTGCTATCCAGCCCTGAACTCTTCATGTACAAAGTTTGTCAGGCCACAGGCACTATACATCATCATGTACATATTTTTGTCATCAATATCTGTGTCTACCGTGTTTCTAAACTTGCTGGTGATCATCTCGATTTTTCACTTCAAGCAGCTTCACACTCCAACCAACCTGCTCatcctctctcttgctgtggCAGATTTATTTATCGGACTGACTGTCATGCCTGTGGAAGGGTCAcaattaattgaaacatgctggtATTTTGGGGACATGCTGTGTAACATATTCCCTTTCATTTATGGTGTGGCTTTTTCAGGATCTCTCTGCAGCCTTGTCTTAATTTCCATTGATCGTTTCATTGCAGTCAGTGATCCTTTAAGGTACTCATTGAAGGTCACACACAACAAAGTAGTTATAATTGTTGTTCTAGGCTGGTGTATTTGTCTACTTTATACGTTCTTCTTGCTTTATGACCACCGTACTGAAATGGAGCCTCACAGGACATGTCACGGAGAGTGTCTGCTCACACTCGGTTTCTCAAGgattgttggtgatgtttttgtgtCATTCATTGTGCCTTGTTCCACGGTTATAATTTTAAACATGAAAATATTCTGTACAGCTAAGTATCATACAAAGGTGATTAACTCTgttacagaaagagaaagggctGGTAACAAGGACACAATGAGAAGTAAGAAATCCAGCTGTAAagctacaaaaacaataggggtACTCGTTACAGTTTATTTGCTCTGCTATATGCCATATAATTTAATCTCTTTGGCATACGGCACTGACTCATTATCTTATCTATTTAAATGTCTTGTATGGATTATGTATCTCAACTCCTGCATGAACCCAATAATATATGCTTTATTTTACCCATGGTTTAAAGTCTCAACCAAGCAAATCATCACCCTTGCAATACTTCATCCAGGTTCCTCTTACCTCAATGTAAATTCTGATGTGAAATAG
- the LOC121709786 gene encoding protein bfr2-like — MSSAPKRRRFSLAETVLMCTDPSQVLEEDLPILDGNDTDINLSDVSDHSSQGEEDNEVGEAMREEEEVMMEREEAEEAGEAVEEEVETRVRARAEYRRASAQATS, encoded by the exons ATGTCTTCTGCACCGAAACGCCGCAGGTTTAGTCTGGCCGAGACGGTTTTGATGTGCACTGATCCATCTCAGGTGCTGGAAGAAGATCTTCCCATATTGGATGGCAATGACACTGAT ATCAATCTGTCGGATGTGTCAGATCACAGCTCTCAAGGTGAGGAGGACAATGAAGTAGGAGAGGCTATgcgagaagaggaagaggtaatgatggagagagaagaggcggAGGAGGCAGGTGAAGCAGTGGAGGAAGAAGTGGAGACCAGAGTGAGAGCCAGGGCAGAGTATAGAAGAG CTTCAGCTCAGGCCACTTCCTAA